The proteins below come from a single Gimesia alba genomic window:
- a CDS encoding Calx-beta domain-containing protein: MVTRFDLDRYGNPSVSEYNNYELLANDSDLGLRDDSNNGIPDLAYVTGTGAHDQIALTNTGTDTVTVTIKAYSDEARTTQIGSTFSYTIDLTSDTDGEILIDAGIGVDEIVIDATIDASFRIRGGGGADTFRLSGSPDVLTGVFSDSGIFSYEFTNSASQRTIEFVEIENLYDETVLADKSFDSGTLNDSWLLTNSAVSGSSALQFSLYQTVHFVNPTGTLDLDLGTGNDSLEISGLDAGFGGALIVSGNTGSDQVTVSNSFSAGAITLTAELIELDAVTITTTSDQTYNGAVTLTGNTTISAEDVYFQDSIDSTSSSNLVVYASGGSATAVSSTGSLVKDGTGTLSIQGSTNFNSTSFNNGILIQGDDYKRIIDDDDPGFSKSVGHWTYLSQNIYHGDDTYYLSSGTYSGVMASWSFSALPAGTYRISGQWYAETDRATNTSVTVSGIVGGDDTQTIDQRYLSADVTDGGFDWQDLGYYIVDGSGTITVTMTNDMPDGYVIADAMRIERVNSAVSVSDVSVDEGAGTVTVTVTSSLPAGGAFSVDYATANGTATAGSDYTSTSGTLNFAGTTAGETQTFTVNITDDGTQESLETFLVNLSNLVASGSVTLSDDQATVSITDNDTPSLSVSDISVNESAGTVTVTVTASLAAGGAYSIDYATANGTATAGSDYTSTSGTLNFTGTTANETQTFTVTISDDSTEESNETFLVNLSNLQASGLTVVVGDDQGVVTILNDDYKRIIDDGDTGFTKSASGWTQATDSAFYGGDIEYMNSGSNPGVYAAWAFSGLVAGTYRISGHWYVDAYRATDSTFTVSGVVGGPDTVPLDQTTALSADVTDGGFDWQDLGYYVVDGSGTITVTLTNADADGYVEADAMRLELVTLAPLVAVGGQSSSTALSITQDDLDSVRHAALSYWESSGLTEAQIDLLQSVNFVLSDLPDAMLGGATGATVIIDINAAGYGWFVDETPFDNSEFSLDTNGNLVAGEGSAAFGRMDLLTVVMHELGHILGHDHEEESSLMDEALNNSQRRLPEIDEFFSSVVNGENPLLD; encoded by the coding sequence ATGGTGACCCGCTTTGATCTGGATCGTTATGGTAATCCTTCAGTATCTGAATACAATAATTATGAATTACTCGCCAATGATTCCGATCTCGGCCTGCGTGACGACAGTAATAACGGCATACCGGATCTGGCCTACGTTACGGGAACTGGGGCTCATGATCAAATCGCGCTGACAAATACCGGTACAGATACCGTTACGGTAACGATCAAAGCTTACAGTGACGAAGCTAGAACAACGCAGATTGGTTCTACTTTTTCTTATACCATCGATCTGACCTCAGACACTGATGGAGAAATCCTGATTGATGCGGGAATCGGTGTCGATGAAATCGTAATTGATGCAACCATTGACGCCTCATTCCGAATTCGAGGTGGTGGAGGTGCTGACACGTTTCGATTATCGGGTAGTCCAGACGTTTTAACCGGTGTCTTCAGTGACTCTGGCATCTTTTCGTACGAATTTACAAACAGTGCTTCTCAGAGAACCATTGAATTTGTAGAAATAGAAAACCTTTATGACGAAACAGTACTTGCAGACAAATCTTTCGACTCAGGCACTCTCAATGATTCCTGGCTCTTAACAAATTCGGCTGTTTCCGGCAGCAGTGCCCTCCAATTTTCTCTCTACCAGACAGTTCATTTTGTGAATCCCACCGGGACGCTTGATCTCGACTTGGGTACAGGAAATGATAGTTTGGAAATTTCAGGTCTCGACGCGGGTTTTGGTGGTGCGCTAATCGTATCAGGAAATACCGGCAGTGATCAGGTGACTGTTTCGAATTCATTTTCTGCTGGAGCGATCACCTTAACAGCAGAGTTGATCGAGTTAGATGCAGTGACCATTACAACGACTTCAGACCAGACTTATAACGGTGCAGTGACACTGACCGGAAATACAACAATTAGTGCAGAAGATGTCTATTTTCAGGACTCAATTGATAGTACTAGTTCCAGTAATCTGGTCGTTTATGCAAGTGGAGGCAGTGCGACTGCAGTCAGCAGTACTGGTAGTCTTGTTAAAGATGGTACGGGAACTCTGTCAATACAAGGCTCAACCAATTTTAATTCGACGAGCTTTAATAACGGAATTTTAATTCAGGGAGATGATTATAAACGAATCATTGACGACGATGATCCTGGGTTCTCGAAAAGCGTCGGCCATTGGACCTATCTATCTCAAAATATTTATCACGGTGATGACACCTATTATCTGTCTTCCGGAACCTATAGTGGAGTGATGGCCAGCTGGTCGTTCAGCGCGCTGCCTGCAGGCACTTATCGCATCTCGGGGCAGTGGTATGCCGAGACTGACCGTGCCACAAATACCAGTGTGACAGTATCGGGAATCGTGGGCGGTGATGACACTCAGACCATCGATCAACGTTATCTGTCTGCGGATGTGACAGACGGCGGCTTCGATTGGCAGGACCTGGGTTATTACATTGTCGACGGAAGTGGCACCATCACCGTGACGATGACTAATGATATGCCCGACGGTTATGTCATTGCGGACGCCATGCGAATTGAAAGAGTGAACAGCGCCGTTTCGGTCAGCGATGTGAGTGTAGATGAAGGTGCGGGAACAGTCACAGTCACGGTGACTTCCAGCCTGCCGGCGGGGGGCGCGTTTTCCGTGGACTACGCGACAGCGAATGGAACCGCCACTGCGGGTTCGGATTATACCAGTACCAGCGGGACATTAAATTTCGCAGGAACAACGGCCGGTGAAACGCAGACCTTTACCGTGAATATCACGGATGACGGGACACAGGAATCGTTAGAGACGTTTCTGGTAAACCTGAGCAACCTGGTAGCGAGCGGCAGTGTGACGCTGTCTGATGATCAGGCGACAGTATCGATCACCGATAACGATACTCCCAGCCTCTCGGTCAGCGACATCAGTGTGAATGAAAGCGCAGGGACGGTCACAGTGACAGTGACTGCCAGCCTGGCCGCTGGGGGCGCGTATTCGATCGATTATGCGACAGCGAATGGAACCGCCACTGCCGGTTCGGATTATACCAGCACGAGCGGCACATTGAATTTCACAGGGACAACGGCCAATGAAACGCAGACCTTCACTGTGACGATCAGCGATGATTCGACCGAAGAATCGAATGAAACGTTTCTGGTGAATCTGAGTAATCTGCAGGCCAGTGGTCTGACAGTCGTCGTGGGAGATGACCAGGGCGTGGTCACGATCTTGAACGATGATTACAAACGAATCATCGATGATGGTGATACTGGGTTTACCAAAAGTGCAAGTGGCTGGACTCAGGCTACTGACAGTGCTTTCTACGGTGGTGATATCGAGTATATGAATTCTGGTTCGAATCCGGGCGTATATGCCGCTTGGGCTTTCAGCGGACTTGTTGCAGGCACGTATCGGATTTCTGGTCACTGGTATGTAGATGCTTATCGCGCGACAGACAGTACGTTTACCGTTTCTGGTGTCGTGGGAGGTCCTGATACAGTCCCACTGGATCAGACAACGGCGTTAAGTGCCGACGTAACAGATGGTGGTTTTGACTGGCAGGATCTGGGTTATTATGTGGTAGACGGGAGCGGGACCATCACGGTAACGTTGACGAATGCAGATGCTGACGGTTACGTCGAAGCCGATGCCATGCGGCTTGAATTAGTTACTCTTGCCCCCCTGGTGGCTGTAGGTGGTCAGAGTAGTTCAACTGCATTAAGCATTACGCAGGATGATCTAGACTCGGTGCGTCATGCAGCATTGAGTTATTGGGAGTCTTCTGGATTGACCGAAGCTCAAATCGACCTTCTGCAATCGGTCAATTTTGTACTTTCAGATCTGCCTGACGCCATGTTAGGAGGAGCAACTGGTGCAACAGTCATCATCGACATCAACGCCGCAGGTTATGGCTGGTTTGTTGATGAGACCCCTTTCGATAATAGTGAATTCTCACTTGATACTAATGGGAATCTGGTTGCCGGTGAAGGTAGTGCTGCATTCGGGCGGATGGATTTGTTGACCGTAGTAATGCACGAGTTAGGCCACATACTAGGTCATGATCATGAAGAAGAGAGTAGCCTGATGGATGAGGCGTTAAATAATTCCCAACGGCGTCTTCCCGAGATAGATGAGTTCTTTTCATCAGTGGTAAACGGAGAGAATCCACTACTCGATTAA
- a CDS encoding transposase, translated as MYMTLVWWPKRKRVSTKTASRTERPVVLTDKQWSLVAKLFPWTPPSKKGGRPKAHPRDCLEGILWILVTGARWKDLPREYPSKATCHRRFQQWTIEGRLLSAWQIILERMDDAGQIDFSETFADGTFASAKKGVEELARLVVAKAQRS; from the coding sequence ATGTATATGACGCTGGTCTGGTGGCCCAAACGAAAACGGGTTTCCACAAAAACAGCGTCCAGGACGGAACGCCCGGTCGTTTTGACCGATAAACAATGGTCTTTAGTCGCAAAACTGTTTCCCTGGACTCCCCCTTCCAAAAAGGGAGGACGTCCAAAAGCCCATCCACGAGATTGCCTGGAAGGCATTCTCTGGATTTTGGTGACAGGAGCACGATGGAAAGATTTACCAAGAGAGTATCCCTCAAAAGCGACGTGCCATCGACGTTTCCAGCAATGGACGATCGAAGGGCGGCTCTTATCTGCCTGGCAAATCATCTTGGAACGAATGGATGATGCTGGCCAGATTGATTTCTCGGAAACCTTTGCTGATGGCACTTTTGCCTCGGCAAAAAAAGGGGTAGAAGAGTTGGCCCGACTCGTCGTGGCAAAGGCACAAAGGTCATGA
- a CDS encoding transposase, whose translation MIFVDRHGTPVAIDTESARRSEVKLIEPLLEKITLQNRQPERLVYDKAADSDSLRKRLMEKNIDLICPHRKSRVKPPTQDGRKLPRFKRRWIVERSIAWLHNYRRIVTRWEYHDYLYESFVILGCLFTLLKRF comes from the coding sequence ATGATTTTTGTCGATCGTCACGGGACACCTGTGGCGATCGACACAGAATCGGCCCGTCGTAGCGAAGTCAAGCTGATCGAACCGCTGCTTGAAAAAATCACATTGCAAAATCGACAACCCGAGCGACTTGTTTATGACAAAGCCGCCGATTCGGACTCGTTGCGCAAACGGCTGATGGAAAAGAATATCGATCTGATCTGCCCGCATCGAAAATCGAGAGTCAAACCGCCGACGCAAGATGGTCGAAAGCTTCCACGCTTCAAACGACGTTGGATTGTGGAACGCAGTATTGCCTGGCTCCACAACTATCGTCGCATTGTCACGCGCTGGGAATATCACGATTACCTCTACGAAAGCTTTGTAATTCTTGGGTGTTTATTTACACTATTAAAAAGGTTTTGA
- a CDS encoding FxsA family protein, with protein sequence MLLRLFLLFTIIPLAELWLLLWFSSLTSPTVTFGLVVVTGILGAWLARKQGSQAWRKIQQHMVQGQPPTGVLLDGLMILIAGAFLITPGIMTDMVGFALLIPVVREILKARVGEWLKQRAMMQFQSRTSFHTSEGTYQEYQQTTTSTPEEDIIDVEFVRKESSESE encoded by the coding sequence GTGCTGTTACGCCTGTTTCTTTTATTCACGATCATTCCGCTCGCCGAACTGTGGCTACTGCTCTGGTTCAGTTCGCTGACCAGCCCGACTGTGACCTTTGGTCTGGTGGTGGTGACGGGGATTCTGGGCGCCTGGCTGGCACGGAAACAGGGGTCGCAGGCCTGGCGAAAAATTCAACAGCATATGGTGCAGGGACAGCCTCCCACCGGCGTGCTTCTGGACGGCTTGATGATTCTCATCGCCGGGGCCTTTCTGATTACCCCTGGAATTATGACCGACATGGTCGGCTTTGCCTTACTGATTCCTGTGGTACGCGAGATCCTGAAGGCCCGCGTGGGAGAATGGCTGAAACAGCGGGCGATGATGCAATTTCAATCCCGGACCAGTTTTCATACTAGCGAGGGAACCTATCAAGAATATCAGCAGACGACTACATCCACGCCCGAAGAGGATATTATTGATGTGGAGTTTGTTCGTAAAGAATCTTCAGAATCAGAATGA
- a CDS encoding outer membrane protein assembly factor BamB family protein, whose amino-acid sequence MAAIKIRSLFSALCLCAAMIFTASFATAEEPYWNQFRGPHADGTSKVTGLPVKWSEKENIVWKTPVHGRAWSSPVVWKDQVWVTTSTKDGKELGVVCVDFNTGKILIDKKIFDVEKPQYIDPSNSHASSTPIIEEGRIYVHYGAYGTACLDTKTGKVLWSRRDYPCNHWRGAGSSPIIYQNLLILQFDGYDYQYVVALDKETGKEVWKKDRDIDYGTKNGDFKKAFATPRIIKHDGRVQLISPAAKATVSYNPLTGDEYWKFYYPQHSAANRPLYDGEKIYVGTGFGKAHLYAVTPDGKGDVTKTHVKWIEQKGIPSKPSQLLIDGLLFLVDDKGIASCLDSKTGKLIWKERMERSSFSASPIYADGKIYAPDREGVTRVFVPGKEYKELAANKLEEGCVASLAIAGKSIILRTEHFLYRIEDQSQQK is encoded by the coding sequence ATGGCTGCGATCAAAATCCGAAGTCTGTTCTCCGCGCTCTGCTTGTGTGCTGCGATGATCTTTACGGCGTCCTTCGCGACAGCGGAAGAACCCTATTGGAATCAATTCCGCGGGCCACACGCCGATGGGACTTCGAAAGTGACCGGACTTCCGGTGAAGTGGAGCGAAAAAGAAAACATCGTCTGGAAAACCCCCGTTCATGGTCGGGCCTGGTCATCACCGGTCGTCTGGAAAGATCAGGTCTGGGTGACCACATCGACGAAAGACGGCAAAGAGCTGGGTGTGGTCTGTGTGGATTTCAACACCGGCAAGATTCTGATCGACAAGAAAATCTTTGACGTCGAGAAACCACAGTATATTGATCCGAGTAACTCACACGCCTCCAGCACGCCGATCATTGAAGAGGGTCGGATCTATGTACATTACGGTGCTTATGGAACCGCGTGTCTGGATACGAAAACGGGGAAAGTCCTCTGGAGTCGCCGCGATTATCCGTGCAATCACTGGCGGGGCGCGGGTTCGTCACCCATCATTTATCAGAATCTGTTGATCCTGCAGTTTGATGGCTACGACTATCAATACGTCGTCGCATTAGATAAGGAAACGGGGAAGGAAGTCTGGAAGAAAGATCGTGACATCGATTACGGCACCAAGAACGGCGATTTCAAAAAAGCATTCGCAACGCCGCGGATCATTAAACATGACGGACGCGTGCAGTTGATCAGCCCGGCGGCAAAAGCCACCGTTTCTTATAATCCGCTGACGGGGGATGAGTACTGGAAGTTTTATTACCCACAACATTCGGCCGCGAATCGCCCCTTGTATGATGGAGAAAAGATCTACGTCGGCACCGGATTTGGAAAAGCACACCTGTATGCGGTGACACCAGACGGAAAAGGGGATGTTACCAAAACACATGTGAAATGGATTGAGCAGAAGGGTATTCCTTCGAAGCCATCACAATTGCTGATCGACGGACTGCTGTTTCTGGTGGACGATAAAGGCATCGCCTCCTGTCTGGATTCAAAGACTGGGAAGCTGATTTGGAAAGAACGGATGGAACGCAGCTCATTTTCCGCTTCTCCCATTTATGCTGATGGCAAGATTTACGCCCCCGATCGCGAAGGTGTGACGCGGGTGTTTGTTCCCGGAAAAGAATACAAGGAACTGGCCGCTAACAAGTTGGAAGAAGGCTGCGTCGCGTCGCTGGCGATCGCAGGGAAATCGATCATTCTGCGAACCGAGCATTTCCTGTATCGGATCGAAGATCAGTCACAGCAGAAGTAA
- a CDS encoding 3-hydroxyacyl-ACP dehydratase FabZ family protein yields MNLDEIKACIPHREPFLWLDEIIALEENSIHARKLVSPDLDLFQGHYPDHPVLPGVILCEAAMQAAAVFIAKTDTPDAGKVPVATRLNNTKFRRMVKPGETLDIHVTLTEKLGGAYFFTGKITVGKETAVRLEFAVTAADG; encoded by the coding sequence GTGAATCTGGATGAGATCAAAGCTTGTATTCCGCACCGAGAACCTTTTTTGTGGCTCGATGAAATCATTGCGCTGGAAGAAAACAGCATCCATGCCCGCAAACTGGTCTCACCCGATCTGGACCTGTTTCAGGGACATTATCCCGATCATCCGGTATTACCCGGCGTGATTCTGTGTGAAGCTGCCATGCAGGCCGCCGCCGTCTTCATCGCCAAAACGGATACCCCCGATGCAGGCAAAGTTCCCGTTGCCACTCGTCTGAACAACACCAAGTTCCGTCGTATGGTGAAGCCGGGAGAAACACTCGACATTCATGTCACGCTTACCGAAAAACTGGGCGGCGCTTACTTCTTTACCGGCAAGATCACTGTTGGTAAAGAAACCGCCGTGCGACTGGAATTCGCGGTTACCGCCGCCGACGGTTAA
- a CDS encoding phytoene desaturase family protein, with amino-acid sequence MAKDFLKDAKDEYDVIVIGSGLAGMTSANILARQGYSVLLLEHHYQLGGMATWFKRQNGHIFDISLHGFPYGMLKSCRKYWTQEIADSIVPLRGVRFENPQFSLETTFTREDFTRLLIEKFNIEPETVKNFFDTARKMNFFDDQGKTTRELFEEFFPGRDDVVRLLMEPISYANGSTLEDPAITYGIVFSNFMQKGVYTFRGGTDRLVKLIKAELEHNGVDVRIRTQVEKIEVTPDRRVTGVVVNGRRIGCKAIMSNSNIKGTILNLVGEEHFDPEFVEETKAVRLNNSSTQVYIALKPGDELDFCGDLLFHSEHNGFDIEAMLSKNVSSRTFSFYYPETRPGSNRSLIVSSTNANFRDWADLPEEQYEADKNHLIETTLDCLEQYVPNIRDRVDHLEASTPRTFQRYTQHLQGASFGTKFEGLKVSKELPEQIQGLYHAGSVGIIMSGWLGAVNYGVIVSNDVDKYLTPAAARI; translated from the coding sequence ATGGCCAAAGATTTTCTGAAAGACGCAAAAGACGAATATGATGTCATTGTCATCGGCAGTGGTTTAGCCGGAATGACCTCTGCCAACATTCTGGCCCGTCAAGGATATTCCGTACTGCTCCTCGAACATCATTACCAACTCGGCGGGATGGCCACCTGGTTCAAACGCCAGAACGGTCACATCTTCGATATCTCGCTGCACGGCTTCCCCTATGGAATGCTTAAGAGCTGTCGTAAATACTGGACGCAGGAAATCGCTGATTCCATCGTTCCCCTGCGCGGCGTCCGGTTCGAAAATCCGCAGTTCTCGCTCGAAACCACATTCACTCGCGAAGACTTCACGCGGCTGTTGATCGAGAAGTTCAACATTGAACCGGAGACGGTCAAAAATTTCTTTGACACCGCCCGTAAAATGAACTTCTTCGACGATCAAGGAAAAACCACCCGCGAACTGTTCGAAGAATTCTTTCCCGGTCGCGACGATGTCGTGCGTCTGTTAATGGAACCCATTTCCTACGCCAACGGTTCGACGCTGGAAGACCCCGCGATTACCTACGGCATCGTCTTCTCTAATTTCATGCAGAAAGGCGTCTACACATTTCGTGGCGGCACCGATCGGCTGGTCAAACTCATCAAAGCCGAGTTGGAACATAACGGCGTTGATGTCCGCATTCGAACTCAAGTCGAGAAAATCGAAGTCACTCCCGATCGCCGTGTAACAGGTGTGGTCGTGAACGGCAGACGCATCGGCTGTAAAGCCATCATGTCGAATTCCAACATTAAAGGCACGATTCTGAATCTCGTCGGCGAAGAGCACTTCGATCCGGAATTCGTCGAAGAAACCAAAGCCGTACGGCTCAACAACAGCAGCACCCAGGTTTACATCGCTTTGAAGCCCGGCGACGAACTCGACTTCTGTGGCGATCTGCTGTTTCACTCCGAGCACAATGGTTTTGATATCGAAGCCATGCTCAGTAAAAATGTCAGCAGCCGTACTTTCTCGTTCTACTATCCTGAAACGCGGCCCGGCAGTAATCGTTCTCTGATCGTCTCGTCGACTAACGCCAACTTCCGCGACTGGGCCGATCTCCCTGAAGAACAGTATGAAGCCGACAAAAATCATCTGATCGAAACGACCCTCGATTGTCTGGAACAATACGTGCCTAACATTCGGGATCGTGTGGATCATCTCGAAGCTTCGACGCCGCGCACCTTCCAGCGCTACACGCAGCATCTGCAAGGTGCTTCGTTTGGTACCAAGTTTGAAGGTCTCAAAGTCAGCAAGGAACTGCCCGAGCAGATTCAGGGGTTGTATCATGCCGGTTCGGTGGGAATCATCATGTCCGGCTGGCTCGGTGCCGTCAATTACGGCGTAATTGTCAGCAATGATGTCGATAAATATCTGACTCCCGCCGCCGCCCGCATCTGA
- a CDS encoding phytoene desaturase family protein: MSYDSIIIGAGLSGLAAGIRLAYYGKNVCILERHTTIGGLNSFYRLRGRNHDVGLHAITNYSPPGGKRGPLNKILRQLRFQWEDFDLSPQCGSSVVFPGHTLRFNNQFDYFEAQIAEQFPQQIDGFRTLVAEIDAHNIGDLGQTWISARERMAAHISDPLLINMLLCPLMFYGSPSEHDMDFNQFVIMFRSIYQEGFARPYKGVRLILKNLVRKFKSLGGELKLRAGVKELLTDGNHVSGVMLDDGQILEAKNVLSSAGSAETLQMCGADVPQDDRFTPGEISFVETISVLDQEPKTFGHDETIVFYNDSEDFYYEQSKEPCDIRSGIICSPNNFEYDQPLEEGSIRITALANPQYWMNLSEEKYIAEKKYWYDQILESSMRFIPDFRPHVIDVDTFTPRTIKKFTGHINGCVYGAPQKILDGTTPFNNLFLCGTDQGFLGIIGSMLSGISIANLHLLNPK; encoded by the coding sequence ATGAGCTACGATTCAATCATCATTGGTGCCGGTCTCTCCGGTCTGGCTGCGGGAATCCGCCTGGCTTATTACGGAAAGAATGTGTGCATTCTCGAAAGGCACACGACCATTGGAGGCTTGAATTCCTTCTATCGCCTGCGCGGTCGGAATCATGATGTCGGCCTGCACGCGATTACGAATTATTCGCCCCCCGGTGGTAAACGGGGGCCGCTGAATAAAATTCTCCGTCAGCTCCGCTTTCAATGGGAAGACTTTGACCTGAGCCCGCAATGCGGTTCCTCGGTCGTCTTTCCCGGACATACCCTCCGATTCAATAATCAGTTCGATTATTTCGAAGCTCAAATCGCCGAGCAGTTTCCTCAACAGATTGACGGCTTTCGCACATTGGTTGCGGAAATCGATGCGCATAATATCGGCGACCTGGGGCAGACCTGGATCTCGGCCCGCGAACGGATGGCCGCTCATATCTCCGATCCGCTGCTGATCAATATGTTGCTTTGTCCGCTGATGTTTTATGGCAGTCCTTCCGAGCATGACATGGATTTCAATCAGTTCGTGATCATGTTCCGCAGCATCTACCAGGAAGGCTTTGCCCGCCCTTATAAAGGCGTGCGTCTGATTCTGAAAAATCTGGTTCGCAAATTCAAATCACTGGGGGGAGAACTCAAACTCCGAGCCGGCGTCAAGGAGTTGTTGACCGATGGCAATCATGTCTCGGGCGTAATGCTGGATGATGGCCAGATTCTCGAAGCGAAAAACGTACTCTCTTCGGCCGGTTCCGCAGAAACACTACAAATGTGCGGCGCAGACGTGCCACAGGATGATCGTTTCACTCCCGGCGAGATTTCCTTCGTCGAGACCATTTCCGTATTGGATCAAGAGCCAAAAACGTTCGGACATGACGAGACCATCGTCTTCTATAACGATTCCGAAGACTTTTACTACGAGCAGTCAAAAGAGCCGTGCGACATCCGCAGCGGCATTATCTGCTCGCCGAATAATTTTGAATACGATCAACCACTGGAAGAAGGTTCGATTCGCATCACCGCGTTGGCAAACCCCCAATACTGGATGAATCTGTCCGAAGAAAAATACATCGCCGAAAAGAAATACTGGTACGATCAGATTCTCGAATCTTCGATGCGATTCATACCCGACTTCCGGCCGCATGTGATCGACGTTGATACCTTTACGCCACGAACTATCAAAAAATTTACAGGCCACATCAACGGCTGTGTGTATGGCGCGCCGCAAAAAATTCTGGATGGCACGACCCCATTCAACAATTTATTTCTGTGTGGCACTGATCAGGGGTTTCTCGGAATTATCGGCTCGATGCTCTCCGGAATCAGCATCGCCAACCTGCATCTGCTGAACCCCAAATAG
- a CDS encoding acyl carrier protein: MAPEQIRSVILDILARIAPDEDLSELDDSVPFREQMELDSMDFLDIVMELRKLYRVQIPEEDYGELVTMDSTVTYLTPLLKDAESTV, from the coding sequence ATGGCGCCGGAACAAATCAGATCGGTTATCTTGGATATTTTAGCGCGAATTGCTCCCGATGAGGATCTTTCGGAGCTTGACGATAGTGTTCCTTTTCGTGAACAGATGGAATTAGACAGCATGGACTTCCTGGACATCGTCATGGAGTTGAGAAAACTCTATCGCGTTCAGATTCCAGAAGAAGACTACGGTGAGCTGGTAACAATGGATAGCACTGTTACTTATCTCACACCTCTCCTGAAGGATGCGGAAAGCACCGTCTGA
- a CDS encoding beta-ketoacyl-[acyl-carrier-protein] synthase family protein, giving the protein MQESVDPQSRIVITGIGLTAPNGNNLEEFRQNLLEGRSGVVDYNIRYMGDVLAGVCDFDELRYQKRKEVRRGTRAGSIAIYCANEAVNQSKLDWENVARDRVGVYLGITEHGNVETENEVYEISQFDYDTKVWSHHHNPRTVANNPAGEVTLNMGITGPHLTLGAACAAGNAGFIQGVQMLRLNEVDIALCGGVSESIHTFGIFASFQSQGALATNADPAKACRPFDVNRNGIVVAEGGAVCTLERLPDALARGATIYGEIVGYAMNSDASDFVLPNSNRQAECIQLALKRAGLKPEDVDIVSSHATATTQGDIEEAKALASVFSDCPDLAINNTKSFIGHAMGAAGALEMLGNLPAFEDGIAHATLNLDELDPECNLPQLVPNQPRQMDQVECILNNSFGMLGINSVLIIKKYSA; this is encoded by the coding sequence ATGCAGGAATCAGTGGACCCTCAAAGCCGCATTGTCATTACTGGAATTGGCTTGACGGCTCCGAATGGAAACAATCTGGAGGAATTTCGGCAAAACCTGCTGGAAGGTCGTTCGGGTGTCGTTGATTATAACATTCGCTATATGGGCGATGTTCTCGCCGGTGTTTGCGATTTTGATGAATTACGTTATCAGAAACGCAAAGAGGTCCGTCGAGGGACACGGGCTGGCTCAATCGCCATTTATTGTGCGAATGAAGCCGTCAATCAATCGAAGCTGGATTGGGAAAACGTGGCCCGGGATCGGGTAGGCGTTTATCTCGGAATTACCGAGCATGGTAACGTCGAAACCGAGAACGAAGTCTACGAGATTTCCCAGTTCGATTATGACACCAAAGTCTGGTCGCATCATCATAATCCCAGAACTGTTGCAAATAATCCCGCCGGTGAAGTCACGCTGAATATGGGGATCACTGGTCCGCATCTGACATTGGGAGCGGCTTGTGCAGCGGGGAACGCCGGTTTTATTCAAGGCGTGCAGATGCTGCGGCTGAATGAAGTCGATATCGCATTGTGCGGCGGTGTGTCTGAAAGTATCCATACATTTGGTATTTTTGCCAGCTTTCAGAGTCAGGGGGCACTGGCAACGAACGCCGATCCTGCGAAAGCCTGTCGGCCCTTTGATGTGAATCGCAACGGGATTGTCGTTGCCGAAGGGGGCGCGGTCTGCACATTGGAACGTCTGCCCGATGCACTCGCACGTGGTGCTACGATTTACGGGGAAATCGTGGGGTACGCCATGAATTCCGATGCCAGCGATTTCGTACTTCCGAATTCGAATCGACAAGCAGAATGTATTCAACTCGCACTCAAGCGAGCTGGATTGAAGCCGGAAGATGTTGATATCGTCAGTAGTCATGCCACAGCGACAACGCAAGGTGATATCGAAGAAGCCAAAGCTTTGGCGAGTGTCTTCTCTGATTGTCCTGATCTGGCAATCAATAATACCAAAAGCTTTATTGGGCATGCGATGGGAGCCGCCGGTGCACTGGAAATGCTGGGGAATCTTCCCGCGTTTGAAGATGGCATTGCCCATGCGACGCTGAATCTGGATGAGCTCGACCCGGAATGTAATTTACCACAACTGGTCCCCAATCAGCCGCGGCAGATGGATCAGGTCGAATGTATTCTGAACAACTCGTTCGGCATGCTGGGAATTAATTCTGTTCTGATCATCAAAAAATATTCTGCCTGA